From Algoriphagus sp. NG3, the proteins below share one genomic window:
- a CDS encoding DNA polymerase III subunit alpha: MFLNCKTWFSYRYGTFSTQELVDTAADLGLSSLGLTNINSTADLWDFVDFCRGKNIKPIAGAEIRNGDEFCCLLLAKNDAGLLEINRFLSSYLQEELPFPERPDCFLEVFIIYPVGRFAAGELKDHEFIGVLSGELTRLKKQELQAFPKKWLIRHPVTFQNKTYFNVHRLLRAIGKNTLITKLGDADFAAPGEVFVPEAELMAAFRNYPVMITNTLQLIDACSIQTELHTDKNKRCFSASPEDDRILLEKLAMEGLDYRYGNNPVARQRVVKELKIINELNFNAYFLIVWDVIRYAQNRGFYHVGRGSGANSIVAYCLKITDVDPIKLDLYFERFLNPHRTSPPDFDIDFSWKDRDEVIDYIFKRYGKDHVSLLGMYSTFQRRAVIRELGKVFGLPKEEIDQLVRGKDQPMNEDKIQRTILKYGKLLENFPNHHSIHPGGMLISEKPIYQYTVNEMPPKGFCTAQVDMFLAEKIGLFKLDILSQRGLGHIKEAIRLVKQNRGIDIDIHRVEQFMVDPKVANQIKRADTIGCFYIESPAMRQLLTKLKCEDYLTLVAASSIIRPGVAQSGMMKQYIERFHDPDKIVYLHPKMKELLEETYGVMVYQEDVIKVAHHFGGMDMGEADILRRAMSGKYRGHDKFIQIREKFFANCRGMGYEEAVTAEVWRQIESFGGYSFSKAHSASFAVESYQSLYLKTYFPKEFMVAVINNFGGFYSTEFYFHELKRTGAKVHPPCVNSSDYLTNISGDEVYVGMIHIEQLEKSLCERILTEREISGPYLGLHDFIERTHAGPEMLNILISVGAFGFTGLGKKKLLWQANFLQKRQTEPMDSPALFREPPLEFVLPDFPDYPLEDAVDEINVLGFALTDMFRLCADDGRGTVTAGEIGGLLGKTVEILGQLVTTKDVRTINREYMAFGTFLDPKGDWLDTVHFPNTLKRFPFQGKGFYRLKGKVVQEFGVYALEVNFMKKVGLKDKKATG, encoded by the coding sequence ATGTTCCTTAATTGTAAAACCTGGTTCAGTTACCGCTATGGTACATTTAGCACCCAAGAATTGGTGGATACTGCAGCTGATTTAGGCCTGTCCTCACTGGGATTGACCAATATCAACAGCACAGCGGATCTCTGGGATTTCGTGGATTTCTGCAGGGGTAAGAACATCAAGCCCATTGCGGGTGCGGAAATCAGAAACGGGGATGAGTTCTGTTGCCTGCTCCTGGCAAAAAACGATGCAGGATTGCTTGAAATCAACCGCTTTCTTTCTTCATACCTTCAGGAGGAACTTCCATTTCCCGAAAGACCGGACTGCTTTTTAGAGGTATTTATCATTTATCCTGTGGGAAGATTTGCGGCAGGAGAGCTGAAGGATCATGAATTTATCGGGGTGCTGTCAGGGGAACTGACCCGGTTAAAAAAGCAGGAACTCCAGGCATTTCCCAAAAAATGGCTGATCCGCCACCCGGTGACTTTTCAGAATAAGACTTATTTCAATGTACACCGGCTGTTAAGGGCAATAGGGAAAAACACCCTCATCACCAAGTTAGGGGACGCTGATTTTGCGGCTCCCGGAGAAGTGTTTGTGCCGGAGGCAGAGCTGATGGCTGCATTTCGGAATTACCCGGTCATGATCACCAATACCCTTCAGTTGATTGATGCCTGCAGTATCCAAACGGAGTTGCATACAGACAAGAACAAACGGTGTTTTTCAGCCTCTCCTGAGGATGACAGGATTTTGTTGGAAAAGCTGGCCATGGAGGGCTTGGACTATCGCTATGGAAACAATCCGGTTGCACGGCAACGGGTGGTCAAGGAACTCAAAATCATCAATGAGTTGAACTTCAATGCCTATTTTCTGATCGTATGGGATGTGATCCGCTATGCCCAGAACAGGGGTTTTTATCATGTGGGCAGGGGAAGCGGTGCCAATTCCATTGTGGCCTATTGCCTGAAAATCACCGATGTGGACCCCATCAAACTGGATCTCTATTTCGAGCGTTTTTTGAACCCACACCGGACTTCCCCACCGGACTTTGACATTGATTTTTCATGGAAAGACCGGGACGAGGTGATTGATTACATCTTCAAGCGCTATGGCAAAGACCATGTCTCCCTTTTGGGAATGTATAGCACCTTCCAGCGCAGAGCCGTGATCAGGGAACTGGGGAAAGTGTTTGGTCTGCCCAAGGAGGAAATCGACCAGTTGGTCAGGGGCAAGGACCAGCCTATGAATGAGGATAAAATCCAGCGGACTATTCTCAAGTACGGAAAGCTGTTGGAGAATTTTCCCAACCACCACAGCATCCATCCCGGGGGCATGCTGATTTCTGAAAAACCGATCTATCAATACACCGTCAATGAAATGCCTCCCAAGGGATTTTGCACCGCACAGGTGGATATGTTTCTGGCCGAAAAGATCGGGTTGTTTAAACTGGATATCCTGAGCCAGCGTGGTTTGGGTCATATCAAAGAAGCGATCCGCCTGGTGAAGCAGAACAGGGGAATTGATATCGATATCCACCGGGTGGAGCAGTTTATGGTGGATCCCAAGGTGGCCAATCAGATTAAACGGGCAGATACCATCGGATGCTTTTACATAGAAAGTCCGGCCATGCGCCAGCTTCTTACCAAGCTCAAGTGTGAGGATTACCTTACGCTGGTTGCTGCCAGCTCCATTATCCGTCCAGGAGTGGCACAGTCGGGGATGATGAAGCAATACATCGAGCGTTTCCATGATCCCGATAAGATTGTTTACCTGCATCCCAAGATGAAGGAACTGCTGGAGGAAACCTATGGGGTAATGGTGTATCAGGAAGATGTAATTAAGGTTGCCCACCATTTTGGCGGAATGGATATGGGAGAGGCGGATATACTCCGGCGCGCCATGTCCGGGAAATACCGGGGACATGATAAGTTTATACAGATCCGGGAAAAGTTCTTTGCCAACTGCAGGGGAATGGGCTATGAGGAAGCTGTAACGGCTGAAGTATGGAGGCAGATCGAATCCTTTGGGGGCTATTCCTTTTCCAAAGCACATTCGGCTTCCTTTGCGGTGGAAAGTTATCAGAGCCTGTACTTAAAGACTTATTTTCCCAAGGAATTTATGGTGGCGGTTATCAATAATTTCGGGGGCTTTTACAGCACGGAGTTTTATTTCCATGAGCTTAAGCGGACAGGGGCGAAGGTACATCCGCCTTGTGTAAACAGCAGTGATTACCTCACCAATATTTCAGGGGACGAGGTATACGTGGGAATGATCCACATAGAGCAGCTGGAGAAATCACTCTGTGAACGGATACTGACAGAGCGGGAAATATCAGGACCGTACCTGGGGCTCCATGATTTTATCGAGCGTACGCATGCAGGCCCTGAAATGCTTAATATCCTGATCAGTGTGGGTGCTTTTGGGTTTACTGGACTGGGTAAAAAGAAACTGTTGTGGCAGGCCAATTTTCTGCAAAAAAGACAGACGGAGCCGATGGATTCCCCCGCTCTGTTTAGGGAACCTCCCCTGGAATTCGTACTCCCTGATTTTCCTGATTATCCTTTGGAGGATGCTGTTGATGAGATCAACGTGCTGGGCTTTGCCTTGACGGATATGTTCCGTCTGTGTGCTGATGACGGACGGGGAACCGTTACTGCAGGTGAGATCGGCGGTCTTCTCGGCAAGACAGTTGAAATCCTCGGGCAATTGGTAACTACCAAAGATGTCAGGACAATAAACAGGGAATACATGGCCTTTGGGACATTTCTGGATCCCAAAGGGGATTGGCTGGATACGGTGCATTTTCCCAATACATTAAAGCGATTTCCTTTTCAGGGAAAAGGTTTTTACAGATTGAAGGGCAAGGTTGTACAGGAGTTCGGGGTATATGCCTTGGAAGTGAATTTCATGAAGAAGGTCGGTTTGAAGGATAAGAAGGCGACGGGATAA
- the dinB gene encoding DNA polymerase IV — translation MERHIVHMDLDTFFVSVERLKNSALKNKPVIIGGSSDRGVVSSCSYEARTFGVHSAMPMRLARRLCPNAYYIKGDFDGYTYYSRLVTEVIQDQVPLMEKASIDEFYLDLTGMDRFFGCGKFTAELKSRIYKESGLPISYALAVNKLVSKVATHDAKPNGQMTVPFGNEKPYLAPLPIRRMPGVGEKTSSLLERMGVENIKLLSEIPLRMMQNLLGKSGIDLSRKANGIDESPVIPYTEQKSIGTETTFESDTIDMQFLHAQLVRMTEKVAFEMRQKQKLCGCITVKLRYSNFDTVSRQCMISYNSSDEVLLQRAKELFTKLYDRRMLVRLVGVKLSHLVQGSQQIDLFEHTEEEVSLYQAIDWIKNRYGAHSITRAITLSSI, via the coding sequence ATGGAAAGGCATATTGTGCATATGGATCTGGATACCTTCTTTGTATCCGTGGAGCGGTTGAAAAACAGTGCCCTGAAGAATAAACCCGTCATCATCGGAGGAAGCTCAGACAGGGGGGTAGTCTCCTCCTGCAGTTATGAAGCGCGCACATTCGGGGTTCATTCGGCCATGCCCATGCGCTTGGCCAGAAGACTCTGTCCCAATGCGTATTATATCAAAGGGGATTTTGACGGTTACACGTACTACTCCCGTCTGGTGACTGAGGTAATCCAGGATCAGGTGCCACTGATGGAGAAAGCTTCCATCGATGAGTTTTACCTTGACCTGACGGGCATGGACCGGTTTTTCGGCTGCGGAAAGTTTACTGCCGAGCTAAAATCCAGAATCTATAAAGAGTCGGGATTGCCGATATCTTATGCCCTGGCAGTAAATAAACTGGTATCCAAAGTTGCAACCCATGATGCCAAGCCCAACGGGCAGATGACTGTACCTTTTGGTAATGAGAAGCCATATCTTGCGCCATTGCCCATCCGGAGGATGCCGGGAGTTGGGGAGAAAACCTCATCGTTGCTGGAGCGCATGGGAGTGGAAAATATTAAACTGCTTTCAGAGATACCGCTTCGTATGATGCAGAACCTGCTGGGCAAATCAGGCATTGACCTTTCCAGAAAAGCCAACGGGATTGATGAATCCCCTGTGATTCCTTATACTGAACAGAAAAGTATAGGCACGGAGACGACCTTTGAATCCGATACAATTGATATGCAGTTCCTGCATGCCCAGCTGGTACGTATGACAGAGAAGGTTGCTTTTGAAATGAGACAGAAGCAGAAACTCTGTGGATGTATTACAGTAAAGCTGCGCTATTCCAATTTTGATACCGTGAGCCGGCAGTGTATGATTTCCTACAACAGTTCGGATGAAGTACTGCTGCAGCGGGCAAAGGAGCTATTTACCAAGCTCTACGACCGTAGGATGCTGGTACGTTTGGTAGGGGTGAAACTCAGCCATCTGGTGCAGGGCAGCCAGCAGATCGATCTGTTTGAGCATACCGAGGAGGAAGTAAGCCTGTATCAGGCCATTGACTGGATCAAAAACCGATACGGTGCACACAGCATTACCCGGGCAATCACCTTAAGCAGTATCTGA
- a CDS encoding LexA family transcriptional regulator: MRSQKYFWATNLRFLRKRKKFSQDELAEKLGMTRAKLNAHENGHSKSPPIDDLLLCADFFRMSVDTLLRIDLSKLSELKIRDLEAGNDVFLSGSKVRILATTVTGNNEENIELVPIKAKAGYLGGYGDPEFISTLPVFQLPNLPKDKKYRMFQTEGDSMLPVPGGSYIIGSYLMDWKFNKETPCVVVTEHEGISFKMVSFLEEERSFILRSINPLYEPFRIRAEEVREIWKFEYSMIRELPTETLTLQQIGLGIAEINRKLEDLKL; this comes from the coding sequence ATGAGAAGTCAAAAATATTTTTGGGCAACCAATCTTAGATTCCTCAGAAAGAGGAAGAAATTCAGTCAGGATGAGCTCGCTGAAAAGCTGGGGATGACCCGTGCAAAACTGAATGCCCATGAAAACGGGCACAGTAAATCACCTCCCATTGATGACCTGTTGCTCTGCGCTGATTTCTTCCGGATGAGTGTGGATACCCTACTGAGGATAGATCTCTCCAAGCTCAGTGAACTGAAAATACGTGACCTGGAGGCAGGAAATGATGTTTTTCTGAGTGGTTCTAAAGTAAGAATATTGGCAACTACCGTAACGGGAAACAACGAGGAAAACATAGAATTGGTGCCGATCAAGGCAAAGGCAGGATACCTGGGGGGATATGGGGATCCTGAGTTCATCAGTACCCTCCCGGTGTTCCAGTTGCCCAATTTACCCAAGGATAAAAAGTACAGAATGTTTCAGACAGAAGGTGACAGTATGCTTCCGGTGCCGGGGGGATCCTACATCATCGGCTCCTATCTGATGGACTGGAAATTCAATAAGGAAACTCCCTGTGTGGTGGTGACAGAACATGAGGGGATCAGTTTCAAGATGGTCAGTTTTCTGGAGGAGGAACGGAGTTTTATTTTACGATCTATCAATCCACTTTATGAACCCTTCCGGATACGGGCAGAAGAAGTGCGGGAGATTTGGAAGTTTGAATACTCCATGATACGGGAATTACCAACCGAAACCCTTACCCTGCAACAGATCGGATTGGGAATAGCAGAAATCAACCGGAAGTTGGAGGATTTGAAACTATAA
- a CDS encoding DUF3892 domain-containing protein, whose protein sequence is MRKLTVHFIEKDKKSKDSIQILKIGGVNNTGQRWAISTKEAIQGIESGQWELFVLSNTNEIPVRIRRGENQPPVLIAQGDGYLHNLLEDLPEINLEEPV, encoded by the coding sequence ATGAGAAAATTAACCGTCCATTTTATCGAAAAGGACAAAAAAAGCAAGGATTCTATCCAGATCCTGAAGATAGGGGGAGTAAACAATACCGGTCAGCGATGGGCAATCAGCACCAAAGAGGCAATTCAGGGAATCGAATCCGGTCAGTGGGAACTGTTTGTTTTATCCAACACCAATGAAATTCCGGTGCGGATCAGACGGGGAGAAAACCAACCTCCTGTATTGATCGCACAGGGGGACGGATACCTCCATAACCTCCTGGAGGACCTGCCGGAAATCAATTTGGAGGAGCCTGTTTAA
- a CDS encoding SOS response-associated peptidase, with product MCYHVNQYSLDFDEDFKVTVPEYYVQNSSDRYHLNGFAHPMLWVIASDKPGELQQMEWGLIPFWVKNAEQAADIANKTLNAKSETVFELPSFRAAIKQRRCIIPVTGFYEWRHFKSKTYPYFIYPENSKVYLLAGIWEEWTDKETGEIRKTCSIITTAANGMMEQIHNTKKRMPLILDSTKARGWVSSGLTSEAIVNLMTPLEALKMKAHTISRLVTSRTENSNVAEVAAQEVYDELPQLLS from the coding sequence ATGTGCTACCATGTAAACCAGTACTCCCTGGATTTTGATGAGGATTTCAAAGTGACAGTTCCTGAGTATTATGTACAAAATAGTTCAGATCGCTACCACCTGAACGGATTTGCCCATCCCATGCTCTGGGTGATTGCTTCCGATAAGCCTGGGGAACTCCAGCAGATGGAGTGGGGACTGATTCCCTTTTGGGTGAAAAATGCCGAGCAGGCTGCGGACATTGCCAATAAAACCCTTAATGCAAAATCTGAGACGGTATTTGAACTGCCCTCCTTCCGGGCAGCCATCAAACAGCGCAGATGTATAATCCCTGTTACCGGATTTTACGAATGGAGACATTTTAAGAGCAAGACCTATCCTTATTTTATTTATCCGGAGAATAGTAAGGTTTACCTGTTGGCAGGGATCTGGGAAGAATGGACCGATAAGGAAACAGGAGAAATCAGAAAGACTTGTTCTATCATTACCACTGCTGCCAATGGCATGATGGAACAGATCCATAATACCAAGAAAAGAATGCCCCTGATTTTGGATAGCACCAAGGCCAGGGGATGGGTAAGTTCAGGATTGACAAGTGAGGCAATAGTAAATCTGATGACACCTCTTGAGGCTTTAAAGATGAAAGCCCATACCATCAGCAGGCTGGTGACTTCCCGTACCGAAAACTCCAATGTGGCCGAAGTGGCAGCACAGGAGGTATACGATGAACTTCCCCAACTGCTTTCTTAA
- a CDS encoding ArdC family protein, with translation MKTQARTSATTLANRKGRNELARNRGRNTQPPKGSSDIYQKFTDLIIEKLEQGVIPWKQPWHEMGIPSNYLTKKRYKGINLWLLLSCGHQYPYYLTFKQANGLGGKVKKGAKALPICYWNFAFRDKKTGKVIPEDRIAEYDLKLVSKSGFLKEYKVFPIEQIEGIDWEFSEISNAEPLPDNEQCRKIYEEMLRAPELIHSGSSAYYRADLDQITMPEKKLFDSAEQYFGVLYHELIHSTGHPSRLNRIGVSEPQQFASEIYSREELIAEMGAGYLNNLTGILDQHLLENSAAYIQHWLNELRNDKHLLIDAASKAQKAVDYILIEPPF, from the coding sequence ATGAAGACGCAAGCAAGAACATCAGCAACGACACTGGCAAACAGAAAAGGCCGAAATGAATTAGCGAGAAACAGGGGACGCAATACACAGCCCCCAAAAGGATCATCGGATATCTATCAGAAGTTTACTGATCTGATTATTGAGAAACTGGAACAGGGGGTGATTCCCTGGAAGCAGCCTTGGCATGAGATGGGAATACCTTCCAATTACCTGACAAAGAAACGGTACAAGGGGATTAATCTTTGGCTGCTGTTATCCTGTGGCCATCAGTATCCTTACTACCTGACGTTTAAACAGGCCAATGGATTGGGAGGAAAAGTAAAGAAGGGAGCAAAGGCACTACCCATCTGCTACTGGAACTTTGCCTTTCGGGATAAGAAAACGGGAAAAGTGATTCCAGAAGATAGGATAGCAGAATATGATCTGAAACTGGTGAGTAAATCCGGTTTTCTCAAGGAGTATAAAGTGTTTCCCATAGAACAGATTGAGGGAATAGACTGGGAGTTTTCAGAAATCAGCAATGCTGAGCCGTTACCTGATAATGAACAATGCCGGAAGATCTATGAGGAGATGCTTCGGGCTCCTGAGTTGATTCATTCCGGTTCCTCAGCCTACTACCGGGCAGACCTGGATCAGATCACGATGCCGGAGAAAAAACTGTTTGACTCCGCTGAGCAATATTTTGGGGTATTGTACCATGAACTAATCCACAGCACAGGCCATCCATCCAGATTAAATAGAATAGGAGTTTCTGAGCCTCAACAGTTTGCCTCTGAGATTTACAGTCGTGAGGAATTGATAGCTGAGATGGGAGCAGGGTACCTGAATAACCTTACAGGGATATTGGATCAGCATCTGCTGGAGAACTCGGCAGCTTATATCCAACATTGGCTGAATGAGTTACGCAATGATAAACACTTACTTATAGATGCGGCAAGCAAAGCCCAGAAGGCGGTAGATTACATATTGATAGAACCTCCTTTTTAA
- a CDS encoding JAB domain-containing protein has translation METQERKIDLFEVAEIKLSYSAKVRSSQRPKVASSRQVYEVFAQAWDQDRIEFVEDFKVMLLSRANRVLGIVNISSGGTAGTVVDVKLVYAAAIKANSSSVILAHCHPSGNLLPSEQDKRLTQRIKKAGEILDIPVLDHLILTAEGYYSFADEGEL, from the coding sequence ATGGAGACTCAGGAAAGAAAAATTGATTTGTTTGAAGTAGCTGAGATTAAGCTGAGCTACAGTGCTAAAGTTAGGTCATCCCAAAGACCTAAGGTAGCAAGTTCTAGACAGGTATATGAAGTGTTTGCCCAAGCCTGGGATCAGGACAGGATAGAGTTTGTTGAGGATTTTAAGGTAATGCTGTTGTCCAGAGCAAACCGGGTGCTTGGGATTGTGAACATCAGCTCAGGCGGTACAGCAGGCACTGTAGTGGATGTAAAGCTGGTTTATGCAGCTGCCATTAAAGCTAATTCCAGTTCGGTAATCTTAGCGCATTGCCATCCGAGTGGGAATCTACTGCCATCAGAACAGGATAAGCGCTTGACCCAACGGATTAAAAAAGCTGGTGAAATCCTGGATATCCCGGTGCTGGATCATTTGATTCTGACTGCTGAAGGATACTATTCCTTTGCAGATGAAGGGGAGCTTTAG
- a CDS encoding DUF4134 domain-containing protein — MKKPTNLSKPKTRKAFLASLLLLFISITAMAQDGLAGIAEADRQVRSYFAAGTSLMYAIGAILGLIGAVKVYQKWNAGDPDTGKVAAAWFGSCVFLVVVATVIQSFFGV; from the coding sequence ATGAAAAAGCCAACAAACCTCTCCAAGCCAAAAACCAGAAAAGCCTTTCTCGCATCATTGCTCCTCTTATTTATTTCCATCACCGCAATGGCCCAGGATGGCCTTGCAGGAATAGCCGAAGCAGACCGACAGGTTAGAAGCTACTTCGCCGCAGGCACCAGTCTGATGTATGCCATCGGAGCCATCTTGGGACTTATTGGTGCGGTAAAAGTCTATCAAAAATGGAATGCGGGAGACCCGGATACCGGAAAAGTTGCCGCTGCCTGGTTTGGAAGCTGTGTCTTTCTGGTCGTAGTAGCCACAGTCATCCAATCCTTCTTTGGGGTCTAA